The Cryptomeria japonica chromosome 2, Sugi_1.0, whole genome shotgun sequence region ttatttatttaattatctaagcttaattcttctattaattaactaaatctttatttatttaattaattcatttatcctcttctagccttatttctcatttaaataaatacatttatttatttaaattatccttttcctaaattaaataaatatcttatttatttaattatctcatttcttctattaattaaataaatctttatttatttaattaattcattaaccttttctacccatgacacatgtcattcatctcttaattcatacactacctacccctttcattactttattatttcttttacctaccctctaatcatagccgacctccttttacacctctcaatcttatctctccatttcatatagtgtcttctatataaggagatgcttcattatcaaaccctaataaattattctaatcaatcattctaattacttgatcaattgactacttggcatatgcgatcctacttgcaaccacatttcgttctttgttgagctcttgtgcacataaaatctgagagcaaatatatcaagcaagatcaatggagataggaagaatggagatcgaaaccctattggacatgtgatggtataatctttgtgatttcatttgatttgcattgtcttaggtaatcttcatatgttatggtggatctttgttgttgttaggctagggttttgtggttgaattcatttagcctttcaatattgttattattgtatccattttcaccatatacactattatttaacaataattaaataataaattaattaatattattacaaGATTCGATGTGATCAAATCTTAAATATCATTACGAGTTATTCAAACTATTAATCGTAAAATTGATAAACAAAAAGAACAAATTAATTGAACGACATGTGTCACCTCGATAGTTAAAATTTAACTTGTTCTTTTCATCAACCAATTCCCATTCCCCTAAATAATTGTTTGAACCTGCCATAGATGATGTGTGTTGTTTAAGCCCAACCACAGATTATGACATTTACTTAATGTGTGTTGTTTAAGCCCAGCAAGAGATGATGACACACATTTATTTCACCATTATTCCTTCTCACAGATTTATAAAACGGTATAAACCAAAAGCATATGCCTCTCATGAGAAGAGCACATGTCAAGTACACAGAGTGCCAACAAGTTGTCACCATGGTCCATATACAAAGATCTGCACAACAGGGTGTTCTTCTCTGTTAGTGGATTTTTAGTGGAGACTTTTAGCTGGCTTCCCTCATAACACAGGTGTGATTGGCCAAAGATCTGCACCACTCAAGATAAATCAGCCTGGGCCTTACTATTAATATAAGAAATCCCTTTGTACCCAAATTAAATGTAAGCAATATCTTCATACCTGGCTTACATTTATTCAAGAATTATTCCTTCTCACAGACTTATAAAACGGTATAAACCAAAAGCATCTGCCTCTCATTGAAAAAAGCACAAGTCAAGATTGCTATCAATCCAAGTATTGAGATACAGAGTTCCAACGAGTTTGTCACCATGGTGGCTACAAATGCCATGATGAAATTCACCTTCATGCTTGGCCTTGTTGCATTGTTGTTCATAAACCATTTTCAGTGCTACAAAGCTGATAATGATACAAACCCAGCTCCCACCTGCAAAAAGTACGAATGCCCTCCCTATATCACCATTCACAGAGACCAAGAGTTCGAGATCAGGCTTTACAACCATACAGTCTGGATGTCCACCTCAGAAATAGCTTCCAATTCTTTCAAAAAGGCCACCAGGGAGGGAGTCCTCAAGTACTATTTTATCTGATCCTCAGCCTCCTTTCCATGTTTATAGATTAGTTTAAGTCCCATAAACCATTGGATATAGAATTGGGCTTTTTTCTCTTTTCTCAAATTGTCAATTTGTTTGCAAGTTGCGTGATTATGTGAAGGGgaacaacaaagaagagaaaaaaGTGCCCATGACAGCACCAGTTGTGACAGATGCAATATTGTCTAGTGGAAGTCCTTCCTGCTATAACTCTTCCTTTGTGGTTCGCCTGCACATGCCCAAACAATTCCGAGACTCTCCTCCTGCTACAATGGATGACATGGAGCTGCACCCACATCTCATAAACTCTCGTTGTACTGTTGTGAGGGCTTTTGGAGGATTTACATCAGACCAGAATATCAAGGAGGAGGCTAAGAAGCTTAAAGAAACTCTTGTTGGAACTTCTTGGGGAACTTTGCTGAGGAGTAATTTTACCAACGAGTGTTTGTCTAAGGATGTTCCCTTTGTTTTTACAGTTGCACAGTATAATTCTCCCTTCAATAATGTTAGTAGGGTTAATGAAGCTTGGTTAACCTTGGATGATTCTAAGTGTTCAATATAGATGTTTAAGTTGTATCTAATGGGTGCTTATAAGCCACTCAATGTATCTAGTTTTCTCAGACAGTAAAAATAATTGATGGTGATGTATTAATCGCTATTCATACACTTGTCCTCTATTTGTGGTGTGTGTAATTTGATGGTTGAATGGTTGTATTTAGCAATTTTGTTATGAGAATAGGGTGATAAGAGATTTTAGGGATTTTGTACCAGATGAGAATACTTGAATAGAAGTGGAAATAGTGGTTCTTAATATATAATCATTTCAAATAGGATGTATGAGGAGAACTATGAGGGATAGATATTGAGTAGAAAAAAGACCATGAGAAGTGGAAGGTAGTTTTGggtatatctttttatttttttatgtttgtgATTTTTTCAAAAAAGATATGAAAGGTTTGAGTGTGAAAATTTTGTTTGTTGGTGTTGTAATTGGGTATAAGAGTAAGGGAATTGGAAGCAGTCTAGAATTTGACGGTTCAATGACTTTCATTTAACTTTTTTAGTAAAATACTAATtgtcaaaaataattaatttatgatgAGAAAGCAAAAGATTGAAGCTATAGTATAATGTGGAACAtatgttttttttaaagaaatgaatttttttgtttttcatttaaaaaacaatgataaattagtaatatatgcaaaaatcttaaatttattaagTTCCTAAATTCATACATAAAAATATTCAAGATAATCTTGTCTACAATTATAttctattttgaaaatattttaaattaggatatatttatataaacattataaaatcaTTATATCAAatcttaaattttatttattatagcaaatttttaaatttgtatttaagataatcttattaaaatattttaaaaattcacattaaaatatttaaaaaattagaaacaatGATATCTTCTTTTATCCATATATTTACCTATAATAATTTTAATGATTTATTAATACTTAAAAGTGTTACATATacaattttataaaaatataacatatcAATCTATCAAAAATTTGTAAGTTGTCATTTAAGATGTTATAGACCATCAAATTCCAAGCTTGATTAAAAACAtttttgaaataataaaattatatgatCTTGCTCTCTATTTCTTGTGAACTCATACACTCTTCATacccctaaaaataaaaataaaaaaatttataattattcTATTTACACATTGGAATGGGCAAGAAAACTAGTTATATCCTTGAGAATATTATCTTACAAATACTCTAAACttttatttaaatttatctttcttttatatatatatttcaattttattatattattatattattattgtctAATAAAAAAATTGACATTAGATTTATCAATTATATGACTACATGCATGCTTATTTTCAAATACTCTtaaaagcttctaattttaaaGATTAAGTCACTCTATCACCATCACAAGAAGTTGAGCTAGTTGCATGTGAATTTTTCATGCATTTGTTTATTTAAACAAGTAATGTAGTGGTGAGTATTTCATTTGTAACATCATAACAATAGTATTTGTTTTCTCAACCATAATTGAGTTATACATAGTAATTGAAGGATAAAGTGGGCAATATTTTGAGTCAAATTGATTATTGAAAGATTATAATTTTCTAAGTGATCTTGGCTTCAAGTTTGATTTACAAAAGCAACTAAATAACTTAATTAGAATCAATATTTGTTAAATATTGATGAACTAATGATTAGTAATAAAGAATCATAGAGTGGAGTTGTAACAAAAACTTATGAGTTAATATTAGAATAAAAATAGTAGATGAATAAATATGAGAATTTTGAAACCTAAGTAGCCTTATATCTATTAATCACATTTTAATGATTTTCATTAATAATagtttattttaagtttttttttttattaaatatagagAGTAAACTTACAAAAAGTATAGCTTCAGCAGTAATGTGAGGTCATGCCTCAAAACCAACAATCCTGACCTACATAGATCCGATCAATGACTACTAACAGTTCTGCATGTACATTATAAACAACATAATCCTATACATAACCTATTATATGATGTGTCCAAACAAAAGGAGTATACATAGATAATGTTTGTGTTCGAACAAAAAGAACCAAACAACATCTCAACACTCATGAAGATGATCCTGACAGGGCTCCATCCAAGTTGTCCACCCCAAAGGGCCTTTCATCGAGAATGTCTTCCTTCCCTCATGCGGTTGAGTCAACATTTGGATCTGTTCCATTGTTGGGTTTCTGGCTTTCCGAATCTCAACATCACGATTCTCCATTGTAGTGGCAAAAGAGGCGTGGTCTCTTGCAACCCGCTTCCATTCAAGTCCATTCTCCATCTCATATATGAACATAGTAGCATGACCATCTTTGAAGAACCGCAAAAATTTGTTCTTTTCTATCCTCATAGTTACATAGACCTGCAAAATAATGTAATGAAAAGTGAGTCCACGAAATGACTCAGTAACGGCCCTACTTTTTACCTTGgaatttatcttcatttctaattttccaaatgtaCCATAAGATATCAGTAGAAAGAATATGCCAAAATAGATTAGTATCTTTTTTCAAACCATGGATGCACCTAGTAAGAACTTCCATAATATTAACCTAGTTAGGAGAAATACCAAACATCAATCAGATTTCTTTAGCAATAATGCACTCAAAGAAGATGTGCCTAACAGATTCAGGCACTCTACATATATTGCACATATCAATATTGGATTGATCTTTTCTGAAAGGAAGCCTCTTAATTAACATcaaccatttaaaacattttttcttaGGAACAATAGGATTGTTCCATAATCCTGTGAATACTTTCTGCCATTGCTTTAAAGATAAATCTACATACCACAAAGCATTAGCATGATTGCTAATAGACTCATCATAAGAGAGAGTATTATAAACAATGATAGCCTTAACATTAGAAATAAGGATATCATTATTCCATTTATAAGTATTAAATctgttattatccacattacaattTTTAGGCAACTGAAGAATAACACAAGCATTTTTAACCATATTGTAAATAATGGTAATGCTTGTAATGaaaagtgtaaaatttaatttgaatttttattttaattgtgtAAAATCAAATACCTACAAAATAGAGAAGATTATCTCTTCTATGCTAATTTAGGGATGTATTTTAATTTaagtcttattttatttttttaataatatgaaTCCAAATCAATATATAATTCATTTTATTAACTATATTTtggaaattaaaaaattacatacataaatataaatttaatcaaTCTATATagaaaaatcactttatttaaaatattgtaaacaaaaaaaactatttttcCATCATTTATTTACACATGCATTATTGTAGGAGGAGAGAATACTAGCACATTAAACAAATGATTAGACTCGAACCATGAGAAAATTAAATGGTTAAAAATAACAACTCAAATCCAACTTGCCAAGCTTAAAAACGAGCTACTAAATAGTTTCATGTTTCTACATTACTTTTTAGATCTATAAATGTTTGAGAATGTGGCAAAACATCTTAAGATTCTAAAAATAACATGGATTCATTGATAACATTCACTTGTAATAGTTGTTGCGATGTCTCCAGCTTTGCAGATTTCAAATGAAATTGGTGCACCTTCCCTATTGCGCCCTTCGTTTCTACTGCGTCGATGGGCTGCAATGCTCTTGCGCCTCGCCCCTTTGTTGCGAGTGTTCCTCTAATGGTGTGCGCGACCCTTCACCTCCAGGTGCTAGGGTGGATTCCCTTGGTGAGCCTTCTCTTGTCCCTCTAGTTGTTAGTGGGCCTGGTGCTATTATTGATGGTGGCTTGGCCAAGACTTTTGTAGGTGTGGGAGCCCCCCCCGCCATGTACTTCTAGTGAGCACAGCTTTGCTCTTGTGGCAAGATCTGTTGCTGCTCTTCCCCCCAAGGGGAAAGctcatcctcttccttgtgccaagacctcccgTGTGGTGGTTTGTTGTGAGGATGTGGTAGATAATATTAGTTTCTACCAACTCTATGGGTTGATGTGTAGATTTGTTGGCCTCTAGCTTTCTCTTCTGGATCTTCATCATTGGGcaagtgattcttggaagcctttggttgctAGTACCATTCAGCTTTACCCCTGTGTTAGGGGTTTTTTTAttacttcatttgcttcctctaagGATCGTGACTTGGAGTTGAGTAAGTTGTGGGCTTGAGAAGTTAACTCTCTCTCGGTCAAACCCTAGACAGTTTCTTTTAACCCTCTAACTGAACCACTCAATGTGCGTCTAGTGTGGGTTCatcttcccaatcttcctcttcatttttgggagcacccTTGTTATGAGTGATAGGCCAAAACTGGGGCAAAGAATAAGAAGAATTTACAATTAGATTCAGCTTGGTCTATGTGTCAATCCGAAACATAAACTTGTGAAAGGTGTTGGGGCGATATGCCGCAAAGGGGCGAACGTTGTGAGATGAGTGATTATGAATGCAACTACAAAAACAAACCTATTGCAAATCAATATAATTCCAGTGACAGGAACTGTCACTTCCTGACGATAGGAACAATAGCAACTTAAAATGATTTCAGAGTTTAAATGAACCACAAACCACACTTGTAAATAACATAGAAACACCATTtaataaagaacataaacaaacacGCTTCAATCTTGCTCAATCACTAATTCAAAATAAAACACTATGTTGTGAGAATCAAACACACATTACTATAACTATGAAAGCTGGAAAAACACTAGATGTCCCAAGAAGTGTGCCCCCTCATTAGTCTGTTGGGTGGTGAGATAAAATTTCTAATTCGCTTATTTGATCAGCATAATGTTATTTTATTTCTCCACGATAATAGAGAAAAGTGAATAGAATGTTTATTTTGGCATGTAGCAAACAAACTATAATATTGGCAACAAATTAAAAACTATTCTAGCAAACGAAAATAGGAAATAGAGATATTTCAGTTTTCTCCAACAAGCGCATCCTTCACCATGAGCTCCCAAACAACGTCGATGATGAAGTGGTTGAAACAAGAAGATGTGTCCTTTAATGATATTgaatgccaaggtggccattgggAGAATCTACAAATTAAAAACAATTCAAGCAAAAATAGAGATGGGAATATTTGTTGTTTTCTCCAGCTAGCAAGCATGTCTTTTAACACAAACTAATGCTTGCGGTTTTTAACTCCAACAGCTATGCGATCGCCTCCTTTATTAATCATTAAATGAAGAGCCAACTAACACCACCATGGAGGCAGATGTCATCCTTTTAAAAAGTTGATAGAGAAATTTGCTTATCAATAAGTGATGAACAAAAGTTTCTAACCAAAAAGTGACAAGAAAGTTCGTATGCTGCAAACTATATTTTCCAAGGGTTGAAATCATGATGCTTGTTAGTAAAGACAACCAATCATTAATTTCCATAGATTTATCCAAAACTATATTAAATATcacttatatatatttaatcatatgCAACGTAAATGGTAGAATGATATTAAAATGGAATGGAAATGGAATATAGAAATGGATATGAACATATATGAAAATGACATAAAATGAGACACAAATAACTCTCATGAATGAGGCTATTGGCAATTCTATTGGACACTTCTTGAAGGTGAATGAGACCACGTACTACATGGGTCATTCTACTTTTGCTCACATTCCTATTGACATTGACATCTATATGCATCTCCCTAGGGATGTGATTCTTATGGTTGGAGAAAGGCCATGGACTCAATCACTAGATTATAAGGGCCTCCCCTTTCATTGTCATAGATGCTTCTCAACAAATCACTTAGCTACGGATTGTTCTCTCTCGCACGTAAGGGtactgctacttggtggaaagatgcaaaTGTTGATCATTTGACTGTCAATTCTTTTGATTCTGAAGACTCTTCTTATACTAATGATGACTCCTTCCAGTATGAGTTTGTGCCTCTTACTGTTGTTGTGGCCTCTACTGCCCCCCTTGATCTCCCTCCTACTGATGTGGCTTCCACTAGACCTGAGGTTCTTACTCCTGTTGCTCTTATTTTGCAAAAACAATCACCTTGATCTACAATAACAATCTACTCCAGGTGTTGATAGACAATCTTTGAGACTTTCCCCCCTTGATCCCTCTAGTAATGATATTCCTAATAGTAGTATTGTTTGGACCGTTTGTCATAGGTGAAAAGGAATTCTTCCACCCCCCAAACTCTCTTGTGTTGAGTTGTGGGTGTTTcttcccactcttgagttgggatcCTAGCTTTCTGCTAATGTGTTGTTGAAGGTTTATTTGGCCTTTGTTTTTAACAATGGTCTTCCCTTCTGTTGTTAATGGTTTGTTCAACTTGAGTTTGTAAAGGGTCAGCACCCTTGATTTGTTGCCTTTCTTTTTATGTTGCCTACAGGCAGTTTGTATACAAGATCGGCACCCTTGTTTGTTGCTTATTAATATCAAAAACATGGATTCACAGATACAAATATCAACAACACTAGCAGTATTAAAAAACATTAAGAAATAGCGAGGCATAGAGTAAGTGATATCATTTTGATTTGTAAAGGGAAAAGTATAGTCATGaaagtgaaaatttgaatattAATAGTTTGTGTTATTTCATTCATGCTATTTAAGACTTCTTGGTTTGCCACTAAGAGCACATTTCCCACTCTCACCCAGTAGAAAGAATCACTGAATCTGGATATTAAAATTACTCCTCTTACATTCATACCCATCTATACATTCATGTTGTATACACCTATCTCTCACCAGTCACCAACCATGGCTGACTACCCACTACAGGTTCCGCAGTCTAAACCCTGACCATAGAAACGATAAATAAGATA contains the following coding sequences:
- the LOC131058620 gene encoding uncharacterized protein LOC131058620, with translation MPSLYHHSQRPRVRDQALQPYSLDVHLRNSFQFFQKGHQGGSPQLRDYVKGNNKEEKKVPMTAPVVTDAILSSGSPSCYNSSFVVRLHMPKQFRDSPPATMDDMELHPHLINSRCTVVRAFGGFTSDQNIKEEAKKLKETLVGTSWGTLLRSNFTNECLSKDVPFVFTVAQYNSPFNNVSRVNEAWLTLDDSKCSI